The DNA region TATGGTTTACCTCCTTCCTGATCAAAATATGTACAGAAAGTGGTGGGGGGAGAGTAGAAGAATATGTATTCTTATATCTTTATTATACTAAATTTTATAGGAAAATAGTACCTTTTTATCCTTTGAATTTTGACAATTCAGACAAATAATTAGTACTATAGTAACGGAAAATATGATGATTTTGATGTTAAAGTACAGGTCTTACCAAGATATTGATAAGACCTATTTTTCCGGGAGTTTTTGAGGTTGGACGGAATTAATTTTAGAAAGGGTTTCTTTATCGCAAATAACAAAGAGCTGGGCATCTTCAGGAATGGAGTTATCTAATTGACGGTTAATATGCAGGTTGCCTCGGTCCGCAACAAGTGTAGCCCCTTGGTTAAGGAGGTCTGCAAAAGCGTCCCGATATGTTTTCCATTCTTCATGTTTCGGTATCTCATACATCGCTTCTTCATATTGAGAGCTCATTAGCTCTGAATACATATTTGTAACCCCATGTGAAAATAATGACCGAACCGCGGCATGGGAAATCATTTCCTGTGTTGGAATAAATTCATCCACCTTAACACGCTGGAATAAACGGATATGCTTTTGATAGATAACCTCTGCCGTTACATGAATCGGAATATTTATTTTTTCTTCGATTGATGTAATCGCCGTTGCAATCAGCAAAGTCTTCCCATCGACCAACAGTGGATCTTTTGAAGCAAAATTATCTTGGGTGATTTGGTCCGCAAAGATGATGACTCCCTTTGCTTCAGGTAAATTCGCCTGGTACAGTGTCTCTTCATCTGTGGCATCACCACGGATATAGTATAGTTGTTTCTCGACCATTGGAGCTGTTTCCCAATCATCAATGATGACAACATCAATCGTTTTATCAGATTTTAGTATTTCTTTAATGGCTAGCTCTGATTTATCGCTCCAGCCAATTAGAATGATATGGTTTTTCCCCGTATATTTCATTTTTCCACCAACTTTAAGTTTATCAAGGAGATAGACAGATTTTATACTTTTTCCAATAAAAACACTAATTAGGCCAATTCCGCTGATATAGAGAAAAATCGTAAATACCTTTCCTTGAATGGTAACGGGTGCATAGTCCCCAAAACCAACAGTGGCTAGAGTGGTTAGTACCCAATAAATAGCAGTAAGATAGGTTTCAAAGGTTTCTGGCTCTAAATATAAAGCGATGTAAGCAGCAAATAAAATATATAAAATAACAAAAGGGTAAAGTAATCGATCCCGTAGTTTGACGAGATAATATAGTGATCTTTTTAGGTACATTAACATTCGTATCCCCTAGCTTTCAAAACACTGAATATGCTTATATTTCCAAAGTGGCGGGGAAATTAACCATCAATGAAATAATTGGTTTTCTGCTTCAGTAGGGCTTATAATAGTAACAAAATTATGTTGCCTGTTTTCCATCGTTAGGGGGATTAAATTTGAATAATCAAGACGTTTCATTAAAAGAGAAAAGTATTGTTTTTATTGGCTTTATGGGTGCAGGAAAAACCACAATCGGTAGGTTAGTAGCTAAAAAACTTTATCGAGATTTTATTGATATAGATGAAGAAATTGAAAACGAGTTTAAGATGCCCGTATCGCAAATATTTGCGGAAATAGGTGAGAAGGCTTTTAGAGAGCGAGAAAAGACCATAACTACTTGCAGATGCCAGCAAAAACTGCAGGTCATCTCTATCGGCGGCGGTGCGTATCTCCAAGAGGAAATTAAAAAGGTATGTTTATCCTCCTGCATAGTTATTTATTTGGATATATCGTGGGAATCTTTGAAAAAACGGTTGGGTATTATTATTAAAAGCCGTCCGGTTTTACAAGGAAAGTCGATAGAAGAAATCGAGGAGCTATTTTATAAGAGAAAAGAAGGCTATTTTCCTTACCATTCCAAGGTTGAAATTGACAATCAGAGTATGGACGAACTTGCAGACGAGATTGTCAAGTCCCTAAAGTTATCGTGGGAATTACATGAAGCGTAAAAATTAAATTAGCTCGGGCGGAGTGGGAGATGTAATGCATGAAAAAAATAGTAACGGTTCGAGGAATCAATATTGGAGAAGGGCTCCCAAAAATCTGTGTTCCATTGGTTGGAGAGACACTAATGCAGCTAAGGGAAGAAGCAGCCTATCTGGAAACGGTTGACTTGGATGTTGTCGAATGGCGTGTCGACTTCTTCGAGCATGTGGAAGATTGTGAGAAAGTAATCGAGGTACTGAGTGAAATTCGTGAGCTTTTACCAGACATTCCACTTATTTTTACCTTTCGCAGTACGAAAGAAGGCGGACAAAAGGAAATCAGCAACACCTATTATTTTGAATTAAATCGAACCATTGCTGAAACGGGTTTGGTTGATATCATTGATATTGAGTTATTTAATGATGAAAAAAAAGTTAGATCATTGGTTGAATCTGTCCATTTATCTAATGTATTCGTCATCCTCTCTAACCATGATTTTGACAAAACGCCTGCGAAGGAAGAAA from Neobacillus sp. FSL H8-0543 includes:
- a CDS encoding ion channel, with product MLMYLKRSLYYLVKLRDRLLYPFVILYILFAAYIALYLEPETFETYLTAIYWVLTTLATVGFGDYAPVTIQGKVFTIFLYISGIGLISVFIGKSIKSVYLLDKLKVGGKMKYTGKNHIILIGWSDKSELAIKEILKSDKTIDVVIIDDWETAPMVEKQLYYIRGDATDEETLYQANLPEAKGVIIFADQITQDNFASKDPLLVDGKTLLIATAITSIEEKINIPIHVTAEVIYQKHIRLFQRVKVDEFIPTQEMISHAAVRSLFSHGVTNMYSELMSSQYEEAMYEIPKHEEWKTYRDAFADLLNQGATLVADRGNLHINRQLDNSIPEDAQLFVICDKETLSKINSVQPQKLPEK
- a CDS encoding shikimate kinase, with protein sequence MNNQDVSLKEKSIVFIGFMGAGKTTIGRLVAKKLYRDFIDIDEEIENEFKMPVSQIFAEIGEKAFREREKTITTCRCQQKLQVISIGGGAYLQEEIKKVCLSSCIVIYLDISWESLKKRLGIIIKSRPVLQGKSIEEIEELFYKRKEGYFPYHSKVEIDNQSMDELADEIVKSLKLSWELHEA
- the aroD gene encoding type I 3-dehydroquinate dehydratase; its protein translation is MKKIVTVRGINIGEGLPKICVPLVGETLMQLREEAAYLETVDLDVVEWRVDFFEHVEDCEKVIEVLSEIRELLPDIPLIFTFRSTKEGGQKEISNTYYFELNRTIAETGLVDIIDIELFNDEKKVRSLVESVHLSNVFVILSNHDFDKTPAKEEIISRLRKAQELDGDLPKIAVMPSSTTDVLTLLDATNTMHEQYADRPIITMSMAGKGVISRLAGEIFGSAITFGAAQKASAPGQVPVSELRNALTLIHSNL